The Paenibacillus sp. FSL R7-0345 DNA segment CTTGCCGCGCGGCAGGTCGATCTGGGTCACATCACCGGTGATGACCATTTTGGAGCCGAAGCCAAGCCGGGTCAGAAACATCTTCATCTGCTCCGGAGTCGTATTCTGGGCCTCATCCAGGATAATAAAGGAATCATCCAGCGTACGTCCCCGCATATATGCAAGCGGTGCAATTTCAATTAGCCCCCGCTCAAGTGCCTTGGCTACCTGGTCAGGCCCCATGACGTCGTACAAGGCGTCGTAAAGCGGCCGGAGATACGGGTCAACCTTCTCCTGCAGATCGCCCGGCAGAAAGCCCAGGCTCTCGCCTGCTTCCACAGCAGGACGGGTAAGCACGATCCGCTTCACAGAGCCCTCCTTGAGAGCTGCAACGGCCAGAACAACAGCGAGGTAGGTTTTACCCGTTCCCGCAGGCCCGATACCGAAGACAATGTCGCGTTTCTTGATCGTGGTCACATAATGCTTCTGGCCGATGGTTTTAACGCGGATCGGCTTGCCGCGGAACGTAGTCGTAATTTCGCCTTTGAACAGGTCCAGCAACTGATCAGCACGGAACTCTTTGGCCAGCTCTACCGCATACTGGACATCGCGCTCACTGAGAATGTAACCGCTGCGGATGAGGGACAGCAGCACATTGAACAGCTGTTCAAGCATGTCCACTTCCCGCTCTGCCCCGCGTATTGTAATTTCTGCTTCACGCGAGTCAATCACTGCCGGAATTTCACTTTCAATGATTTTAAGAAATCCATCCTGCGGGCCGAACAGGGATTGCGCCTCTCCCGCATTTTGCAAAGATATACGAATGCTTGCAGTCTGTTCTGACAAGTAGCCTCATTCTCCTCAGTTGTTTACTATTGGAAGTTCTTCCGCGATTCTCTCTTCCACCTCAAAGAGCACTTTCATATAAACTTTACCATTCTCTTTCTTCTCATGCAAAATTTTTTGACTTTTAATGGTGCTGTCCGTGCCGTAACGGGCTAAAATATCGCTTTTCGCACGGGCAATCCCTTCCGTTCTAGCCTCTTCCGCCGACTTGACCGAAGATGAATACTGGACCTCCAGCTCCTTCTCTGTCATCACACCCAGCGGAAGCTGCAGCGAACGCCAGGACAGCATATTATTCTCTGTGAGTGTGCGCGATTTGCTGAAGCCCGCTTTGCCGTATCCCCACAGCTGGACAGCCCAGTCCCCCAGCACAAGGTACGTCCGGTCTTTACGCTCACCGGTATAGGAGCTGCCTGTCGTCTTCAGCGGAACCTCAATATTGTATTCATGCCAGACGAGACCCTTTACCTCGCCCTTGGCTACTACGTATTCTATGTTTTCTTCATCGCCCAGAGCGCCGGAAATGAGAATCTGCCCTTTTTTGACCCGGGAATTGATGCCGACCACCGGCCTGCCCTGCTCGGCGTAAATGCCGGTAATTACCGCGTCGGCCCTGCTGACCAGATGGCGCTGGCTCAGCAGCGGCCGCTGCTCCGGCTGGTCCGCCTCAACGACCTGGATCGTGATGCTCGTCCCAGTCCGCTCCACCCCGACCCAGGACAGCCCCGGCACGCGGGAGGTGAGCCTTTTGGAGAGCTTGTCCGGCTCGTCCATGCGCCAGATCCACTGAAACGGATAAATCCCCTCCTGACGGGCGGCGGCCAGCAGATCATCCGAGGCGATCCGTTCGTTGCCTTCGATCCGGACAGTCCAGATCATGGAGCAAAACAGCAGAAGCATCACTCCGAACAACAGGATACCGGCCGAAAAAAGCTTGCGCCTCCACAGTCTGGCCAGCCGGAAGGGCAGGCCGCTTCTGGCTGTGACGTGCATACGGCAGCCTGTCTTTTTCAAAAACGGCCGGAGACTGAAAAAGTCGTCCAGCAGCAGGTTCAGGGTAGCGCCGTCCCCTGCAGGCTTCACCTCCCAGATCACGATGCCGGCTTCGGTAACGGCGTTAATAAAGTTTTCCACCGCAGGACCCGTCACACGCAGTGTAACGAACCCCCGCAGTGATGACAGAGGCGGCTCTTTCATGGTTTCTCCTCGCTTCCCTTGTATCTGATTTCCCCGATAATACCTTCAACAGCCAGCTCCTGGCCGAGAATATTGCGGATCATTAGCTCCTGCCCGGAGATTTCAAGCGAACCATTAGCTAACGCGATCGTAAGCTGTCCGGACGAAAAATGCAGCACACCGCGGTGGTTCTCAATATACAGCTCCTTGTTGCCGATCAGGGTGATCCGGGGCAGCTCCTGCAGCACATCCTGCGGAAGATCCAGTACCCCGTTTGTCCATCCCCGCAGCCTGCGGCCAATACGGGTCATATGTAGACTTCTCCCCCTTCCTGCCTTCTGTACACCTTATGCGGCGCTGCAGCTTTTTATGAGAAATACTCACACGGGGCCAGAGAAATAAGGGTTAGGCGGACCACAGAGCCTGGAGCCAACGCAAAAAAGCCTTCAGACCCTTTAAAAAAGGGTCCAAAGGCTTGCTTTAATTATTGTACTTACACCCGGCTGGACGTTGCAGTATCCGCAGTACAACCAACTTGCTATCTTCTGGTTGAGTGCGGCCGCCGGGAACGCGGCGGACCGAGAATCTCTGCCCAAATCAGCCCGTTACGCAGCGCCTGCCGGCTGTCTGTGGCTCCTCCCGGAAGAGAGAGTCCAGCCTCACCCCGCTCAGACGCCGCTGGAGTCCCGTCTGAGCTCTTATCCATTCCATAGGTTGCCATCCCGTCGTAGGCGGCCTGCAGGCGCCTCAGCTCCCG contains these protein-coding regions:
- a CDS encoding PhoH family protein; the protein is MSEQTASIRISLQNAGEAQSLFGPQDGFLKIIESEIPAVIDSREAEITIRGAEREVDMLEQLFNVLLSLIRSGYILSERDVQYAVELAKEFRADQLLDLFKGEITTTFRGKPIRVKTIGQKHYVTTIKKRDIVFGIGPAGTGKTYLAVVLAVAALKEGSVKRIVLTRPAVEAGESLGFLPGDLQEKVDPYLRPLYDALYDVMGPDQVAKALERGLIEIAPLAYMRGRTLDDSFIILDEAQNTTPEQMKMFLTRLGFGSKMVITGDVTQIDLPRGKKSGLIEAKAILSGIEEIGFVYFAEQDVVRHSLVQKIIVAYDRSAENLD
- the yqfD gene encoding sporulation protein YqfD, producing MKEPPLSSLRGFVTLRVTGPAVENFINAVTEAGIVIWEVKPAGDGATLNLLLDDFFSLRPFLKKTGCRMHVTARSGLPFRLARLWRRKLFSAGILLFGVMLLLFCSMIWTVRIEGNERIASDDLLAAARQEGIYPFQWIWRMDEPDKLSKRLTSRVPGLSWVGVERTGTSITIQVVEADQPEQRPLLSQRHLVSRADAVITGIYAEQGRPVVGINSRVKKGQILISGALGDEENIEYVVAKGEVKGLVWHEYNIEVPLKTTGSSYTGERKDRTYLVLGDWAVQLWGYGKAGFSKSRTLTENNMLSWRSLQLPLGVMTEKELEVQYSSSVKSAEEARTEGIARAKSDILARYGTDSTIKSQKILHEKKENGKVYMKVLFEVEERIAEELPIVNN
- the yqfC gene encoding sporulation protein YqfC, producing the protein MTRIGRRLRGWTNGVLDLPQDVLQELPRITLIGNKELYIENHRGVLHFSSGQLTIALANGSLEISGQELMIRNILGQELAVEGIIGEIRYKGSEEKP